A window of Phycobacter azelaicus contains these coding sequences:
- a CDS encoding NUDIX hydrolase: MDHIDGIGTYVPQDARDHDMWARLSRFCISEPQAFGRNPETSHVTGSAFVLSPDLGSVLLTHHHKLDRWLQLGGHCDGIADVPFVALKEAYEESGLSRIEQMSERVFDVDIHEIPANAKEGAHLHYDVRYLLRAVAGQIALSDESNALEWVPLERLHERTDAPGVLVLREKLPGFLASLP; this comes from the coding sequence GTGGATCATATCGATGGCATTGGCACTTATGTACCGCAAGACGCACGTGACCATGACATGTGGGCGCGGCTGTCCCGGTTCTGCATCAGCGAGCCGCAGGCCTTTGGCCGCAATCCCGAGACCAGCCATGTGACGGGCTCGGCCTTTGTGCTGTCACCGGATCTTGGCTCAGTTCTACTGACCCATCATCACAAACTTGATCGCTGGCTGCAGTTGGGCGGGCACTGCGATGGAATTGCCGATGTTCCCTTTGTTGCCCTTAAAGAAGCCTATGAGGAAAGTGGTCTTTCGCGGATCGAACAGATGTCGGAGCGGGTGTTTGACGTGGACATTCACGAAATCCCGGCCAATGCCAAGGAAGGGGCTCATCTGCACTATGACGTGCGCTACCTTTTGCGCGCCGTCGCTGGCCAGATCGCGCTGAGCGATGAATCCAACGCACTGGAATGGGTGCCGCTGGAGCGCCTGCACGAAAGAACCGACGCGCCCGGCGTTCTGGTTCTGCGGGAGAAGCTGCCCGGGTTTCTGGCCAGCCTGCCTTAA
- a CDS encoding heme-dependent oxidative N-demethylase family protein — protein MTEILQNKIPHNPLEPQRLPGIAPLPAAAWLTPDDAFSAQMTERERLLSTARDQVLMLDESGRAAAEELLEAVLDHLCGGARKTVTRPDGVGVTVDWADPLGSLGRITQQDFCILEKPEHAQEHILTGAVLCFPASWMLAEKFMRPLTAIHVPVESYDANVAARVQRLFDGVQVGRPLWRFNALWYHDAALHQPRSASAPRPKPESGEAGFLRSEKQTILRLPRTRAVIFGIHTFVLRRADVLRQWAVQAGVDPQLHTAG, from the coding sequence ATGACAGAGATTCTCCAGAATAAGATCCCGCACAATCCGCTGGAGCCGCAACGCCTGCCCGGAATTGCACCGCTGCCCGCGGCCGCTTGGTTGACGCCAGACGATGCCTTTTCGGCCCAGATGACGGAGCGCGAGCGGCTTCTTTCGACAGCGCGAGACCAGGTGCTGATGCTGGATGAAAGCGGCCGTGCTGCGGCAGAAGAGTTGTTGGAAGCCGTGCTTGATCATCTTTGTGGCGGTGCGCGCAAGACGGTGACGCGGCCCGACGGTGTGGGGGTTACCGTTGATTGGGCAGATCCACTTGGCTCCCTTGGTCGCATTACACAGCAGGATTTCTGCATCCTTGAGAAGCCTGAACACGCGCAGGAGCACATTCTAACCGGTGCGGTGCTGTGTTTCCCGGCCAGTTGGATGTTGGCGGAAAAGTTCATGCGACCGTTGACGGCCATCCACGTGCCGGTTGAGAGTTATGATGCCAATGTCGCGGCGCGGGTGCAGCGCCTTTTTGACGGGGTGCAGGTTGGCAGACCTCTGTGGCGTTTCAATGCGCTTTGGTATCATGATGCCGCCTTGCACCAGCCGCGCAGTGCAAGCGCGCCGCGCCCCAAGCCCGAATCCGGAGAAGCGGGTTTCTTACGCAGTGAAAAGCAGACGATCCTGCGTTTGCCGCGCACGCGGGCGGTGATCTTTGGTATTCACACCTTTGTCCTGCGGCGCGCTGACGTTCTGCGCCAATGGGCAGTGCAGGCCGGGGTGGATCCCCAGCTTCACACTGCGGGATGA
- a CDS encoding lytic murein transglycosylase → MRILPVLCLSLLPLLPVTAAAATCGNTSAGFEAWKAEFAREATRAGVRAKGLKALQSASYASRTISADRNQKSFRYSLDKFMQLRGSATIVAQGRKRKARNSAFYAALEKKYGVPAGILIAIHGMETAFGNFMGDSQVVSAIVTLTYDCRRSEFFEPHAIGALKLVDQGAITSQTLGAKHGEVGHTQFLPGNALRYGVDWTGDGRVDFYDMQDALASTAHFLRKKGWKRGKGYQPGEPNHRVLKEWNAATVYQQALAIMGRQIDE, encoded by the coding sequence ATGCGAATTCTGCCAGTTCTCTGCCTCTCCCTTTTGCCTCTGTTGCCCGTTACTGCGGCTGCGGCGACATGCGGCAACACCTCGGCGGGGTTTGAGGCCTGGAAAGCGGAGTTCGCCCGTGAGGCGACGCGCGCAGGCGTGAGGGCGAAAGGACTGAAGGCGCTGCAGAGCGCAAGCTACGCCAGCCGCACCATATCAGCGGACCGCAACCAGAAGAGCTTTCGCTATAGTCTTGACAAATTCATGCAGTTGCGCGGCTCGGCCACAATCGTGGCGCAGGGGCGAAAGCGCAAAGCCCGCAATTCCGCCTTTTATGCGGCACTAGAGAAGAAATACGGCGTACCTGCCGGAATTCTGATTGCCATCCATGGCATGGAAACCGCCTTTGGCAACTTTATGGGAGACAGCCAGGTGGTGTCCGCCATCGTGACCCTGACCTATGATTGTCGTCGCTCGGAGTTTTTCGAACCCCACGCCATCGGCGCCCTCAAACTAGTGGACCAGGGCGCGATTACATCGCAAACGCTGGGGGCCAAACATGGCGAGGTAGGCCATACCCAGTTCCTGCCCGGAAATGCACTGCGCTATGGTGTGGATTGGACCGGAGATGGCCGCGTTGATTTTTACGACATGCAGGATGCCCTCGCCTCCACCGCCCACTTCCTGCGCAAAAAGGGCTGGAAGCGCGGCAAGGGCTATCAGCCGGGGGAACCGAACCACAGGGTCCTGAAGGAATGGAACGCAGCAACCGTCTACCAGCAAGCACTGGCCATCATGGGGCGCCAGATTGACGAGTAA
- a CDS encoding Hsp70 family protein — MTDHAPSRPAATLGIDFGTSNSAAGLAVAGEPFLIELEPGESSLPTAVFFDARDGRMRIGNSAIRGLIAGDEGRFMRALKSLLGTPLLHEERHFGGKRMTFADVIARFLAELKSRAEAQTRMEFTNALSGRPVRFHSKDETRNARAEEDLRACYRAAGFEDVRFMFEPEAALRATTPQPGVGLIVDIGGGTSDFTAFRQSADGTTEILASHGIRLGGTDFDQRISLAKAMPLLGRGSQIRDSFGPGTLPAPNRIFNDLSSWQMIPFLYTPDELRTARDLRRHAVEQEKLSRLVATLEDHLGHDIAFAVEHAKIASNQPEVPSAQIYLAVLERGLKASLTRAELSELLKAQMAELTKAAKETLQMAGLSPLDVGRIVLVGGSALLSCLHGHMQELCRNAVLESGKSLTAVASGLALAAPTAFD; from the coding sequence ATGACGGACCACGCTCCCTCCCGCCCCGCCGCCACGCTTGGCATCGACTTTGGAACGTCGAATTCGGCCGCCGGGCTCGCCGTTGCGGGGGAGCCGTTTCTGATCGAACTCGAACCGGGCGAATCCTCGCTGCCGACCGCGGTTTTCTTTGACGCTCGGGACGGGCGCATGAGGATCGGCAACAGCGCAATTCGCGGCCTCATTGCGGGCGACGAAGGTCGTTTCATGCGAGCGCTTAAAAGCCTTCTTGGCACGCCGCTGCTTCATGAGGAGCGACACTTTGGCGGGAAACGGATGACATTCGCCGATGTGATCGCCCGCTTTCTCGCCGAGCTGAAAAGCCGGGCCGAGGCGCAAACCCGCATGGAGTTCACCAATGCGCTGTCGGGGCGCCCGGTGCGCTTTCACAGCAAGGATGAGACGCGCAACGCTCGCGCCGAAGAGGATCTGCGCGCTTGCTACCGGGCAGCAGGCTTTGAAGACGTCCGCTTCATGTTCGAACCTGAAGCCGCGCTGCGGGCCACGACGCCACAACCGGGTGTTGGTCTCATCGTGGATATCGGCGGCGGGACCTCGGATTTCACGGCGTTTCGCCAAAGTGCCGACGGGACGACAGAGATCCTTGCCTCGCACGGTATCCGTTTGGGTGGAACCGATTTCGATCAGCGGATCAGTCTTGCCAAGGCGATGCCGCTCCTCGGACGTGGCAGCCAGATCCGGGACAGTTTCGGCCCCGGCACCCTGCCCGCCCCGAACCGTATCTTCAACGATCTTTCCAGCTGGCAGATGATCCCTTTTCTTTATACGCCAGATGAGCTGCGCACGGCCCGCGACCTGAGGCGCCACGCGGTTGAACAGGAAAAACTGTCCCGTTTGGTCGCAACGCTGGAGGATCATCTAGGCCATGACATCGCCTTTGCAGTGGAGCACGCCAAGATTGCGAGCAATCAGCCGGAGGTGCCCTCGGCACAGATTTATCTGGCAGTGCTGGAACGCGGGCTCAAGGCGTCTTTGACCCGCGCTGAACTGAGCGAATTGCTGAAAGCCCAGATGGCAGAGTTGACGAAGGCAGCTAAAGAAACCCTGCAGATGGCAGGGCTGTCACCACTGGATGTCGGACGGATCGTGCTTGTGGGCGGCTCTGCCCTGCTGTCCTGCCTGCACGGACACATGCAAGAACTTTGCAGGAATGCGGTTCTGGAGAGCGGGAAATCCCTGACCGCTGTCGCAAGCGGGCTGGCTTTGGCTGCACCGACCGCCTTTGACTGA
- a CDS encoding sensor histidine kinase — protein MPDSPLQKFNLSELELVDGHDQPEFDNLTQLARRITGAAVSLVSTVDRTNDRQFFTSHLGLSEPWASRRQTPLSHSFCQHVVTANAPLVVEDARTMPLVSSNLAIPDLGVIAYLGVPVHMPDGQPIGALCVIETEPRAWSDEELALMQQLASCVSDAIKMKAALLQAEQVNREQREFTYAVAHDLKSPARTLNLLLQELEADASGLDDEGLFLLRQSQKTANRMLDQMTDILEYSRVLGARVGKEPIDLNHLMTELLDDLQGEIKHNGADVSFGPLPQVVGNRMQLRCLFQNLISNGIKFQPSGNTPKVRIHAKPNTSAGLAQIEVSDNGIGIELENQPQIFELFSRLHHASDYDGSGIGLTLCRRICANHSGMIEVVSEKGHGATFRVGLPSASFH, from the coding sequence ATGCCTGATAGCCCCTTGCAGAAATTCAATCTCAGCGAACTCGAACTTGTTGACGGACACGATCAACCAGAATTCGACAATCTCACCCAATTGGCGAGGCGCATCACTGGCGCGGCGGTTTCATTGGTCTCAACGGTTGACCGCACCAACGACCGCCAGTTTTTCACCAGTCACCTTGGGCTATCGGAACCGTGGGCCAGTCGCCGGCAGACCCCGCTGTCACATTCCTTTTGCCAACATGTTGTAACGGCCAACGCGCCATTGGTTGTCGAAGACGCGCGTACCATGCCGCTTGTCTCCAGCAACCTTGCGATTCCCGATCTTGGGGTGATCGCCTATCTCGGCGTCCCAGTTCACATGCCCGATGGGCAGCCCATCGGCGCCCTCTGCGTGATCGAGACCGAGCCTCGCGCGTGGAGCGACGAGGAGCTTGCGCTGATGCAGCAGCTCGCGTCCTGCGTTTCTGATGCAATCAAGATGAAAGCAGCCTTGCTGCAGGCGGAACAGGTCAACCGCGAGCAACGAGAGTTTACATATGCAGTCGCCCATGATCTGAAATCCCCTGCCCGCACGCTGAACCTGCTGCTGCAGGAACTTGAAGCCGACGCCAGTGGCCTGGACGACGAAGGCTTGTTTCTGCTCCGACAAAGCCAAAAGACAGCCAACCGCATGTTGGATCAGATGACGGATATTCTGGAGTACTCAAGAGTATTGGGGGCGAGGGTCGGCAAAGAGCCCATTGACCTCAACCATCTGATGACAGAGTTGCTGGACGACCTGCAGGGAGAGATCAAGCACAATGGTGCGGATGTCTCCTTCGGCCCTCTGCCACAGGTCGTCGGCAATCGCATGCAACTGCGCTGCTTGTTCCAGAACCTGATTTCGAACGGCATTAAGTTTCAACCTTCAGGCAACACGCCGAAGGTGCGCATCCATGCAAAACCCAATACCTCCGCCGGTCTGGCGCAGATCGAGGTGTCTGACAACGGTATAGGCATAGAGCTGGAAAACCAGCCTCAGATCTTTGAGCTTTTTAGCCGTCTGCACCATGCGTCAGATTACGATGGGTCCGGTATCGGTCTTACCCTTTGTCGACGCATCTGCGCGAACCACAGTGGAATGATTGAGGTTGTCTCTGAAAAAGGACACGGCGCAACGTTTCGCGTAGGCCTGCCGTCTGCGAGTTTTCACTGA
- the glnA gene encoding type I glutamate--ammonia ligase, which translates to MSKDAVLQLIKEEDAEYVDIRFTDPRGKLQHVTIMADQVDEDFLEEGFMFDGSSIAGWKSIEASDMKLMPDTDSAYVDPFYAEKTICIHCSVVEPDTGEAYERDPRGTAQKAEAYLKSSGIGDVAYMGPEAEFFLFDDVRFSNSINKVSYEVDATDASWNTDAEYETGNMGHRPGVKGGYFPVNPVDESQDLRSEMLSTMKRLGMKVDKHHHEVASCQHELGLIFDSLTKQADELQKYKYVIHNVAHAYGKSATFMPKPIAGDNGTGMHVNMSIWKDGKPLFAGDKYADLSQEALYFIGGILKHAKTLNAFTNPSTNSYKRLIPGFEAPVLRAYSARNRSGCVRIPWTESPKAKRVEARFPDPAANPYLAFAALLMAGLDGIKNKIDPGEAMDKNLYDLPAEELADIPTVCGSLREALESLAADHDFLLQGDVFTKDQIEGYIALKMEEVETYEHTPHPVEYGMYYSC; encoded by the coding sequence ATGAGCAAGGACGCAGTTCTTCAGCTGATCAAGGAAGAAGATGCCGAATACGTCGACATCCGCTTCACCGACCCGCGCGGCAAGCTGCAGCATGTCACCATCATGGCCGACCAGGTCGATGAAGACTTCCTGGAAGAAGGCTTCATGTTCGACGGCTCGTCGATCGCAGGCTGGAAGTCGATCGAGGCTTCCGACATGAAACTGATGCCCGACACCGACAGCGCCTATGTCGATCCCTTCTATGCGGAAAAGACGATCTGCATCCACTGCTCGGTTGTTGAACCCGACACCGGCGAAGCCTACGAGCGTGACCCGCGCGGCACCGCACAAAAGGCCGAAGCTTACCTTAAATCCTCGGGCATCGGCGATGTGGCCTACATGGGCCCCGAAGCGGAATTCTTCCTCTTTGACGATGTGCGCTTTTCCAACTCGATCAACAAGGTCTCCTACGAAGTTGATGCGACTGACGCGTCCTGGAACACCGATGCCGAGTATGAAACCGGCAACATGGGTCACCGTCCCGGCGTCAAGGGCGGCTACTTCCCGGTGAACCCGGTGGACGAATCCCAAGACCTGCGTTCGGAAATGCTCTCGACCATGAAACGTCTGGGCATGAAAGTGGACAAACACCACCACGAGGTTGCCTCCTGTCAGCACGAGCTGGGCCTGATCTTTGACAGTCTGACCAAACAGGCGGACGAGCTGCAGAAGTACAAATACGTGATCCACAACGTCGCGCACGCCTACGGCAAATCGGCAACCTTCATGCCGAAACCCATCGCAGGCGACAACGGCACCGGCATGCACGTCAACATGTCGATCTGGAAGGACGGCAAGCCGCTCTTTGCAGGCGACAAATACGCGGACCTGTCGCAGGAAGCCCTGTACTTCATCGGCGGCATCCTGAAGCACGCAAAAACGCTGAACGCCTTCACCAACCCGTCCACCAACTCCTACAAGCGTCTGATCCCGGGCTTCGAAGCCCCCGTTCTGCGCGCTTACTCCGCCCGTAACCGTTCCGGCTGCGTGCGTATTCCGTGGACCGAAAGCCCGAAAGCCAAGCGCGTCGAGGCCCGCTTCCCCGATCCGGCAGCAAACCCCTACCTGGCGTTTGCGGCCCTGCTGATGGCCGGCCTTGACGGCATCAAGAACAAGATTGATCCGGGCGAAGCCATGGACAAGAACCTCTATGATCTGCCCGCCGAAGAGCTGGCTGACATCCCGACCGTCTGCGGCTCCCTGCGTGAAGCGCTGGAGTCCCTGGCGGCTGATCACGACTTCCTGTTGCAGGGTGACGTCTTCACCAAAGACCAGATCGAGGGCTACATCGCGCTCAAGATGGAAGAGGTGGAAACCTACGAGCACACCCCGCACCCGGTCGAATACGGCATGTATTACAGCTGCTAA
- a CDS encoding P-II family nitrogen regulator has translation MKKIEAIIKPFKLDEVKEALQDVGVQGLSVIEVKGFGRQKGHTELYRGAEYVVDFLPKVKIEVVLDDDQVDGAIEAIVNAAKTDKIGDGKIFVSPVEQAIRIRTGETGPDAL, from the coding sequence ATGAAAAAGATCGAAGCCATCATCAAACCGTTCAAACTGGACGAGGTGAAAGAGGCATTGCAGGATGTTGGCGTACAGGGCCTTTCCGTGATCGAAGTCAAGGGCTTTGGCCGCCAGAAGGGTCACACCGAACTCTATCGCGGCGCAGAATATGTGGTGGACTTCCTGCCCAAGGTGAAGATCGAAGTGGTTCTGGACGATGACCAGGTAGATGGCGCCATCGAAGCCATCGTGAACGCGGCAAAAACCGACAAGATTGGCGACGGCAAGATCTTTGTCAGCCCCGTCGAGCAGGCGATCCGCATCCGGACCGGCGAAACCGGCCCAGACGCGCTTTAA
- a CDS encoding Hint domain-containing protein — translation MKTQANPPAQQILARIMQSRRERTNSAEAQTSVALIKGTLVQTREGEKAVETLKTGDHVITRTQGFSPLSGVRRSRAMMHAVRFTAGSLGHTRPDSDLLLPLSQKVLIRDWRAKAMYGQPQAAVPAFELIDGEFICDMGLQMLDLCTLSFDRPHVIYADGMEIATSQAAGKDLRPAA, via the coding sequence ATGAAAACGCAAGCGAATCCGCCTGCGCAGCAAATCCTTGCGCGCATCATGCAAAGTCGCCGTGAACGGACCAACAGCGCCGAGGCACAGACCTCGGTCGCCTTGATCAAGGGCACCCTGGTCCAGACCCGCGAGGGTGAGAAAGCCGTTGAAACCCTGAAAACGGGCGATCACGTCATCACGCGCACGCAAGGGTTTTCGCCCCTCTCAGGGGTACGCCGCTCCCGCGCCATGATGCATGCGGTGCGCTTCACCGCCGGATCGCTCGGGCATACGCGCCCCGACAGCGACCTGCTCTTGCCGCTCAGCCAGAAAGTTCTGATCCGCGATTGGCGCGCCAAGGCGATGTATGGCCAGCCGCAGGCGGCCGTCCCCGCGTTCGAGTTGATCGACGGGGAGTTCATCTGCGACATGGGTCTGCAGATGCTGGATCTCTGCACCTTAAGCTTTGATCGCCCCCATGTGATCTATGCCGATGGCATGGAAATCGCGACCTCGCAGGCCGCAGGCAAGGATCTGCGCCCGGCAGCTTAA
- a CDS encoding sensor histidine kinase — MNLIAHKIGHDLRAPLRAMKTLPEWIVEEFEEQGSTVPSRAIEYLDLITTKTILMESMLAGLLEYALVADPAASPSIIDVPTKISEIADMHVPEGRFDISIAPPLSQIEAVAEDFEICFTHLISNAVKHSDKATPKVHIEAHMQDQTAVFLIADNGPGIDPQFHQRIFEPFAQLKSRKKGDGSGLGLAIARKVAESWGGALNLQSDMGHGTCFKFSFPVAVSD; from the coding sequence ATGAACCTCATAGCGCACAAAATCGGACATGATCTGCGTGCGCCGCTGCGTGCCATGAAAACACTGCCCGAGTGGATCGTCGAGGAATTCGAAGAGCAAGGCAGCACCGTCCCTTCACGGGCGATCGAATATCTGGATCTTATCACGACCAAGACGATCCTGATGGAAAGCATGTTGGCTGGTCTGCTGGAATATGCCCTCGTCGCCGACCCGGCAGCCAGTCCCTCCATCATCGATGTGCCGACAAAGATCTCCGAAATTGCCGACATGCACGTGCCTGAGGGTCGGTTCGACATCTCCATCGCCCCGCCTCTTTCGCAGATCGAAGCTGTGGCAGAGGATTTTGAGATCTGCTTCACCCATCTCATATCCAACGCCGTCAAACACAGCGACAAGGCCACGCCGAAGGTGCATATCGAAGCTCATATGCAAGATCAGACCGCGGTCTTTTTGATCGCGGACAACGGGCCAGGCATAGATCCGCAGTTCCACCAGCGCATCTTCGAACCGTTTGCCCAACTGAAATCTCGAAAAAAGGGGGATGGAAGCGGTCTTGGGTTGGCAATCGCGAGGAAAGTCGCAGAAAGCTGGGGAGGTGCCCTGAACCTTCAATCGGACATGGGGCACGGAACGTGTTTCAAGTTCAGCTTTCCGGTCGCGGTTTCGGATTGA
- a CDS encoding response regulator → MWGTSMGHVRLEERPPKCLIVEDDSFDKKMIYRITRLAVSGITIKVVSTLQEARSAVRAEPISLILLDNALPDGKGADFAMELAHSANWSEIPIIIVSDWPSPFMWDKASAAGVRRIVTKSDLKPHLITEILAPQMGKDPHPHV, encoded by the coding sequence ATGTGGGGTACCAGTATGGGTCATGTAAGACTCGAAGAAAGGCCGCCAAAGTGTCTCATTGTTGAGGATGACAGTTTCGACAAGAAGATGATCTATCGCATCACGCGGCTTGCGGTGAGCGGCATCACGATCAAGGTTGTCAGCACCTTGCAGGAAGCGAGGTCAGCCGTCAGGGCGGAACCAATATCCCTCATCCTGCTCGACAATGCCTTGCCGGATGGAAAGGGAGCTGATTTCGCAATGGAATTGGCTCACTCCGCGAACTGGTCAGAAATCCCTATCATCATCGTATCCGATTGGCCCTCGCCTTTCATGTGGGACAAGGCAAGCGCCGCAGGTGTGAGACGCATCGTGACGAAATCAGATTTGAAGCCGCACCTCATAACCGAAATCCTCGCACCGCAAATGGGAAAAGACCCCCATCCCCATGTTTGA